The following coding sequences are from one Legionellales bacterium window:
- a CDS encoding class I SAM-dependent methyltransferase: MKSISTPPVQENSLSSLPPTNSIWANKDNIAFYDDIEIETLKNLAQQGGIADGYDVNLIFDHIKNTKKILEVGAGYGRVISFLLKHHYYGRIVAVEKSQRMCEILKSQFNSIIKLYHTDILLFQTKEKFDVILWLWSGICDFNKYEQPLIIKSLVKKLESGGKLIIDSLSPTHTPVSSENNQEALLNRDHLIKVNNEVSVHAYLPTPQEITSYAEQLAVNSIEHMPYITPTQRNRNLYIIQK, translated from the coding sequence ATGAAAAGTATATCTACACCACCGGTCCAAGAAAATTCGCTAAGTTCCCTACCGCCCACTAATTCTATTTGGGCAAACAAAGATAATATTGCGTTTTATGATGATATTGAAATCGAAACGTTGAAAAATTTAGCCCAACAAGGAGGAATAGCGGATGGATATGACGTTAACCTTATTTTCGATCACATCAAAAATACTAAAAAAATTCTTGAGGTAGGGGCAGGTTACGGGCGTGTCATTAGTTTTCTTTTAAAACATCATTATTATGGCCGTATTGTAGCTGTTGAAAAAAGTCAACGCATGTGTGAAATTCTTAAGAGTCAATTCAACTCGATTATCAAACTCTATCATACTGATATTTTACTATTTCAAACCAAGGAAAAATTTGATGTTATTTTATGGTTGTGGTCTGGGATCTGCGACTTCAATAAATATGAACAACCTCTGATTATTAAATCGTTAGTGAAAAAATTAGAAAGCGGTGGGAAATTAATTATTGACTCACTTTCCCCTACTCATACACCTGTGAGTAGTGAAAATAATCAGGAGGCATTGTTAAATCGAGATCATCTTATTAAAGTCAATAATGAAGTGAGTGTTCATGCCTACTTACCCACCCCTCAAGAAATCACTTCCTATGCTGAGCAACTGGCTGTTAATAGCATTGAACACATGCCCTACATTACACCAACACAGCGAAACAGAAATCTCTATATAATTCAAAAATAA